A part of Brassica rapa cultivar Chiifu-401-42 chromosome A05, CAAS_Brap_v3.01, whole genome shotgun sequence genomic DNA contains:
- the LOC103870975 gene encoding GPI ethanolamine phosphate transferase 1, with translation MRSDGILGARGGGGGSDQNRATASVAVESRRRWLKRRETWLVLLGVALHAVYMLSIFDIYFKTPIVHGMDPVPPRFSQPPAKRLILLISDGLRADKFYEPDVDGNYRAPFLRNIIKNQGRWGVSHARPPTESRPGHVAIIAGFYEDPSAVTKGWKANPVEFDSVFNQSRHTFAYGSPDIIPIFCSALPHSTWNSYPHEYEDFATDASFLDEWSFDQFESLLNRSHHDPKLKELLHQDKLVFFLHLLGCDSNGHAHRPFSSIYLNNVKVVDKIAERVYHLLEDYYRDNRTSYIFTADHGMSDKGSHGDGHPTNTDTPLVAWGAGIKYPRPATGHSHSDSVTSFVDKHAHDMPTPYDWGLNRVERVDVNQADIAPLMSTLLGLPGPVNSVGNLPLGYMKLNEEEEVEAVLANTKQILNQLLRKSHIKMSNSLFFKPFKPLVDHSSSLSQIDELISAKRYEAAMKLAVDLRNLSLEGLHYFQTYDWLMLMTVITLGYTGWMIVLALHVLQCYSSLSGDLSRKGHLSVQKRHSTKVYLSGCLLMAILTVLILVEHSPPLYHAYIGMTVFLWTQILSEYRLIRGLWIYLRERKAGYFIKLLFAAAVSIVIVELLVHSFTERKLYTWFFLIAGFVSSVLLHISIPWRSGIPVFVCISCWFLSVFTLMPAEIPDNNNLVVMSGAIIIVISLAAKWLDTHAEGNKFWQSITFHESRKPMWSKLYFIQIILVGVSSVMVSLSTKHRTQNQELHSSHQFINWLVAGSSMVLPLFSGNGILSRLSSIFLGFAPPFLLLSIGYEAVFYSALAVVLMAWILFENASHHSSKAKDSSISEQNTEEHVTIGSEERYLQLSDVRIPLIFMVLFNVAFFGTGNFASIASFEISSVYRFITIFSPFLMAALLIFKLFIPFMLVICAFSAITKLVRVPRLGCYFLVILFSDIMTIHFFFLVKNTGSWMEIGNSISHFGIVSAQVVFVLLLFALTNLYTRTIRVKPLSTSPSLKTL, from the exons ATGAGAAGCGACGGGATCTTGGGAGcccgaggaggaggaggaggttcgGATCAGAATCGAGCAACAGCATCCGTAGCCGTGGAGAGTAGAAGGAGATGGCTAAAGAGGAGAGAGACATGGCTGGTCCTGCTGGGGGTGGCACTTCACGCAGTATACATGCTCAGCATATTCGACATTTACTTCAAAACTCCCATAGTCCACGGCATGGATCCTGTCCCTCCCAGATTCTCTCAACCACCTGCCAAGCGACTCATTCTTCTCATCT CGGATGGCTTACGAGCTGACAAGTTCTACGAGCCTGACGTTGACGGCAATTACAGAGCTCCCTTCTTGAGGAATATCATCAAGAATCAGGGTCGTTGGGGCGTCTCTCACGCTCGTCCTCCCACTGAGTCTCGACCTGGCCATGTTGCCATCATTGCTGGCTTCTATGAAGATCCCAGTGCTGTCACCAAAGGATGGAAAGCCAATCCTGTTGAATTTGATTCTGTCTTCAACCAAAGCAGACACACGTTTGCTTATGGGAGTCCAGATATCATTCCTATATTCTGCAGTGCTTTACCTCACTCCACTTGGAACTCTTATCCTCACGAATATGAAGACTTCGCTACAG ATGCCTCCTTTTTGGACGAGTGGTCTTTTGATCAATTCGAGAGCCTTCTCAACAGGTCTCACCATGACCCCAAGTTGAAAGAGCTTCTCCACCAGGACAaacttgttttctttctccaccTTCTTGGCTGCGATTCCAACGGTCATGCTCATCGCCCTTTCTCTTCTATCTACCTCAACAATGTCAAAGTCGTTGATAAGATCGCTGAAAGAGTCTACCATCTCCTGGAGGATTACTACCGAGACAACCGCACTTCTTACATCTTTACTGCTGATCATGGGATGAGCGACAAAGGAAGTCATGGAGATGGGCATCCTACAAATACTGATACTCCCTTAGTTGCTTGGGGAGCTGGGATTAAATATCCCAGACCAGCGACTGGACACAGTCACTCTGATTCTGTTACTAGCTTTGTTGACAAGCATGCACATGATATGCCCACACCTTATGATTGGGGTCTTAATCGTGTTGAGAGAGTTGATGTCAACCAAGCTGACATTGCCCCACTTATG TCAACGCTCTTGGGTTTGCCAGGCCCAGTGAACTCTGTTGGAAACCTACCACTTGGTTACATGAAGTTGAACGAG gaagaagaagttgaagctgtgctagcTAATACCAAACAAATCCTTAATCAGCTTCTTCGTAAATCAC ATATAAAAATGTCAAACTCCTTATTTTTCAAGCCGTTCAAGCCTTTGGTCGACCATTCCTCATCGCTGAGTCAGATTGATGAGTTAATTTCTGCCAAACGTTATGAAGCTGCAATGAAATTGGCTGTAGACCTCAGAAACTTGTCACTAGAGGGCCTTCACTACTTCCAAACGTATGACTGGCTAATGCTGATGACTGTAATTACCCTTGGATACACTGGATGGATGATCGTACTCGCCTTGCATGTCCTGCAATGTTATAGTTCACTATCAGGAGACTTGTCCAGGAAAGGGCATTTATCTGTGCAGAAAAGACACTCCACAAAA GTGTATCTATCAGGCTGTCTGCTTATGGCAATTCTCACAGTGTTAATTTTGGTGGAGCACTCTCCCCCTCTTTACCATGCATACATTGGAATGACAGTATTTCTGTGGACACAGATTTTAAGTGAATACCGATTAATAAGAGGACTGTGGATATATTTGAGGGAAAGGAAGGCTGGCTACTTCATCAAACTTCTATTTGCCGCAGCTGTCTCAATTGTCATTGTGGAATTATTG GTCCATAGCTTCACTGAGAGAAAGCTTTACACTTGGTTTTTCTTGATAGCTGGTTTTGTGTCTTCGGTTTTGCTGCACATTTCAATTCCTTGGAGATCTGGGATACCAGTTTTTGTATGTATTTCCTGTTGGTTCCTGTCTGTCTTCACTCTGATGCCAGCGGAAATTCCTGATAATAATAACCTCGT AGTTATGAGTGGAGCTATCATTATAGTAATAAGCCTTGCTGCAAAGTGGCTAGACACACATGCAGAAGGGAACAAATTTTGGCAGAGTATCACTTTTCATGAAAGCAGGAAGCCGATGTGGTCCAAGCTCTATTTCATACAG ATTATTTTGGTTGGAGTTTCGTCGGTGATGGTGTCTCTGTCAACAAAGCACCGAACACAGAACCAAGAACTACATTCGTCACACCAGTTCATTAACTGGCTAGTTGCCG GTTCTTCGATGGTTCTTCCGTTGTTTTCAGGAAATGGCATCCTTTCACGTTTAAGTTCGATATTTCTTGGTTTTGCGCCTCCATTTCTTCTTCTGTCTATTGG ATATGAAGCTGTCTTTTACAGTGCTCTTGCCGTTGTACTAATGGCATGGATATTATTTGAGAACGCTTCTCATCATTCTAGCAAAGCAAAAGATTCATCTATATCAGAACAAAACACAGAGGAACATGTCACTATTGGAAGTGAGGAGAGATACTTGCAGCTATCAGATGTGCGGATCCCTTTGATTTTT ATGGTTTTGTTCAATGTGGCTTTCTTTGGAACTGGGAATTTTGCAAGTATAGCAAGTTTTGAGATCTCATCTGTCTACCGGTTCATCACAATCTTCAGC CCCTTTTTGATGGCAGCTCTTCTTATATTCAAGCTCTTCATACCGTTCATGCTTGTCAT ATGTGCGTTCAGTGCAATAACGAAACTAGTGAGAGTGCCAAGACTGGGATGTTACTTCCTTGTGATCTTATTTTCAGACATAATGACGATACATTTCTTCTTCCTG GTGAAAAACACAGGAAGCTGGATGGAGATAGGGAATAGTATAAGCCACTTTGGGATTGTGAGTGCTCAAGTGGTCTTTGTGCTTTTACTCTTTGCGCTCACAAACCTCTACACCCGAACCATCCGAGTTAAGCCGCTCTCTACCTCCCCTTCTCTCAAAACGCTCTGA
- the LOC103870977 gene encoding V-type proton ATPase subunit G1, whose amino-acid sequence MESSRGQGGIQQLLAAEQEAQHIVNAARTAKMARLKQAKEEAEKEIAEYKAKIEQDFQRKLEETSGDSGANVKRLEQETDAKIEQLKNEASRISEDVVAMLLKHVTTVKN is encoded by the exons ATGGAGTCCAGCAGAGGTCAAGGTGGGATCCAGCAGTTGCTTGCTGCTGAACAGGAAGCTCAACACATTGTCAATGCTGCCAGGACCG CAAAGATGGCAAGGCTGAAGCAAGCAAAGGAAGAGGCTGAGAAGGAGATTGCTGAATACAAAGCTAAAATTGAGCAAGACTTCCAGAGGAAACTTGAGGAG ACAAGTGGAGACTCGGGTGCGAATGTGAAGAGGCTGGAGCAGGAGACTGATGCCAAAATCGAACAGCTGAAGAACGAAGCATCCAGGATCTCCGAAGATGTTGTGGCGATGCTCCTCAAACATGTCACCACTGTCAAGAACTGA
- the LOC103870976 gene encoding CRM-domain containing factor CFM2, chloroplastic, translating into MLLPHFYSVLAAASPVGEMLLPVCHQQPLLPPDRIFPPFLIPRTLISLRRASFVVCSSSSDRKTLPQSAIQRIADKLRTLGFAEETNHDSPTTSGQNSPGEIFVLLPDQLPIHRVGHTIDTSWSTPSYPVPKPGSGTAISRFHELKRVWKKEKQVESKNEEKVPSLAELTLPAGELRRLRSEGIRLTKKIKIGKAGVTEGIVNGIHERWRTTEVVKIFCEDISGMNMKRTHDVLETKTGGLVIWRSGSKILLYRGVNYHYPYFVADGNLPQASSLETSSEASSVGDSREKQTTAESSDTSVTNKMVNKPLLIQGVGSPDKVRFQLPGEVQLVEEADRLLEGLGPRFTDWWAYDPLPVDGDLLPAVVPEYRRPFRLLPYGVSPKLTDDEMTILRRLGRPLPCHFALGRNRNLQGLAVAIVKLWEKCEVAKIAVKRGAQNTNSELMAEELKWLTGGTLISRDKDFIVLYRGKDFLPSAVSSAIEERRRQTMIMDKLSVHGNNLTENEEEIKLQAVTKDHQMKPRQRKSPEAILERTSIKLSMALEKKANAEKILAELESRESPQQSDIDKEGITEDEKYMLRKIGLKMKPFLLLGRRGVFDGTIENMHLHWKYRELVKIICHEHSIEAAYEVAEILEAESGGILVAVEMVSKGYAIIVYRGKNYERPSCLRPQTLLSKREALKRSVEAQRRRSLKLHVLKLSNNIDELNRQLVEDSTTNETCSDGEPSSRVVQEETENQNVEPDKSRGETELSYSSDSTVPSSGEENWGDDSEDEVNQSTTSSHAYQEDESGSGSSRRHEGNSLDSTANISVLTETGFAEASSFHDRSMPRNSFLNAERKVPTGQELGSSTRSGSALTESKRENHELVADLSNRERLILRKQALKMKKRPPFAVGRSNVVTGLAKTLKTHFQRNPLAIVNVKGRAKGTSVQEVIAKLKEETGALLVSQEPSKVILYRGWGAEEEMKSFYPNSNVKNSINLTTTSSQRSLVNDPPPVSPALIEAIRLECGLE; encoded by the exons ATGCTTCTTCCTCATTTCTACTCTGTGCTGGCTGCTGCTTCGCCTGTGGGAGAAATGTTGCTTCCTGTGTGTCACCAGCAACCATTGTTACCTCCTGATCGAATTTTCCCGCCATTTCTGATTCCCAGAACCTTAATTTCACTACGTAGAGCGAGCTTCGTCGTCTGTAGCTCTTCCTCCGACCGAAAGACTCTTCCCCAATCCGCAATCCAGAGAATCGCTGATAAGCTCCGTACCCTTGGCTTCGCGGAAGAGACTAATCACGATTCTCCGACTACGTCTGGTCAAAACTCCCCCGGAGAGATATTCGTACTGTTGCCTGACCAGCTTCCGATACACCGGGTGGGGCACACGATTGACACGAGCTGGAGCACGCCCAGCTACCCGGTTCCCAAGCCCGGGTCGGGTACTGCCATCTCCAGGTTCCACGAGCTGAAGAGAGTGTGGAAGAAGGAAAAGCAGGTTGAGAGTAAGAACGAGGAGAAAGTCCCGTCGTTGGCGGAGTTGACACTGCCGGCGGGGGAGCTGAGGAGGCTGAGGTCGGAAGGGATAAGGCTGACGAAGAAGATAAAGATAGGAAAGGCAGGGGTAACGGAAGGGATAGTGAATGGGATACACGAGAGATGGAGGACAACGGAGGTTGTCAAGATCTTCTGCGAGGATATCTCCGGAATGAACATGAAACGCACCCATGACGTTTTGGAG ACGAAAACTGGAGGATTGGTCATTTGGAGATCTGGAAGCAAGATTTTGTTGTATAGAGGGGTCAATTATCACTACCCTTATTTCGTTGCTGATGGGAATTTGCCACAAGCTTCTTCTCTGGAAACTTCTTCAGAGGCATCATCTGTGGGTGATAGTAGAGAGAAACAGACTACTGCAGAATCGTCTGACACGAGTGTTACTAATAAAATGGTTAATAAGCCCTTGTTAATACAAGGCGTTGGTTCTCCGGATAAGGTTCGGTTTCAACTACCCGGGGAAGTACAACTAGTAGAAGAAGCAGACCGCTTGCTGGAAGGATTGGGTCCAAGATTCACTGACTGGTGGGCGTATGATCCTCTTCCAGTAGATGGTGATCTTCTTCCAGCCGTAGTCCCTGAGTACAGGAGACCATTTCGTCTTCTCCCGTATGGTGTGAGTCCAAAACTAACCGATGACGAAATGACCATTTTAAGGAGACTTGGTAGACCACTCCCTTGTCATTTTGCTTTAG GTAGAAATAGAAATTTGCAGGGACTAGCTGTTGCAATTGTCAAGCTCTGGGAGAAATGTGAGGTTGCCAAGATAGCAGTGAAGAGAGGAGCGCAGAACACTAATAGCGAGCTGATGGCCGAAGAGTTAAAG TGGTTGACTGGAGGGACTCTGATTTCTCGGGATAAGGATTTCATTGTCTTGTACAGAGGAAAAGATTTCCTACCATCCGCAGTGTCTTCTGCAATAGAAGAAAGGAGGAGGCAAACAATGATCATGGATAAATTAAGTGTGCATGGTAATAACCTGACTGAAAACGAAGAGGAAATAAAACTTCAGGCTGTTACAAAGGATCATCAAATGAAACCACGACAGCGGAAATCTCCTGAGGCGATCCTTGAAAGAACTAGTATCAAGTTGTCCATG GCGTTAGAAAAGAAAGCAAATGCAGAAAAAATTCTGGCGGAGCTGGAGAGTAGAGAGAGCCCGCAACAGTCTGATATCGATAAGGAGGGTATTACTGAAGACGAAAAGTACATGCTACGGAAAATTGGCTTGAAAATGAAGCCTTTCCTTTTACTAG GTAGACGAGGTGTTTTTGATGGAACAATAGAGAACATGCATCTTCACTGGAAGTATAGGGAACTTGTGAAGATTATTTGTCATGAACATAGCATTGAAGCTGCATACGAAGTAGCAGAAATCTTGGAAGCAGAAAGTGGTGGCATACTAGTTGCTGTGGAGATGGTAAGTAAGGGCTATGCAATTATTGTGTATCGTGGCAAGAATTATGAGAGGCCTTCATGTCTACGACCTCAAACACTTCTTAGTAAGAGAGAGGCTCTGAAGCGATCTGTGGAAGCACAACGTCGAAGg TCATTAAAGCTGCATGTGCTGAAACTTTCCAACAACATTGATGAATTGAACCGTCAGTTG GTTGAGGACAGTACGACCAACGAAACGTGTTCAGATGGGGAACCAAGTAGCAGAGTG GTCCAAGAAGAAACAGAAAATCAGAATGTTGAACCTGATAAATCAAGAGGAGAAACTGAACTCAGCTATTCTTCTGACTCAACAGTTCCTTCCTCTGGCGAAGAGAACTGGGGG GATGACAGCGAAGATGAAGTTAACCAATCTACTACGAGCAGTCATGCATATCAAGAAGATGAGTCTGGCTCTGGCTCTTCTCGGAGACATGAGGGTAACTCTCTCGATTCAACTGCAAATATATCTGTACTTACAGAAACTGGTTTTGCCGAGGCTTCGTCATTTCATGATAGATCCATG CCGCGCAACAGCTTCCTGAATGCTGAGCGAAAGGTACCAACTGGACAAGAACTGGGATCATCAACGAGAAGTGGCTCAGCTCTGACAGAGAGCAAAAGAGAAAATCATGAGTTGGTCGCAGATCTGTCCAATAGAGAAAGACTCATCCTGAGAAAACAAGCTCTCAAGATGAAGAAGCGCCCACCCTTTGCAGTAG GAAGAAGCAACGTTGTAACAGGTTTGGCTAAAACACTAAAGACGCATTTTCAGAGGAACCCTCTAGCAATCGTAAATGTCAAAGGCAGAGCCAAGGGGACATCTGTGCAAGAAGTCATCGCAAAGCTCAAG GAAGAAACAGGAGCTCTTCTGGTGTCGCAGGAGCCAAGTAAAGTGATCCTTTACAGAGGTTGGGGAGCAGAagaagaaatgaaaagcttCTACCCAAATAGCAATGTCAAAAACTCCATAAATCTAACAACAACATCTTCACAGAGAAGCCTTGTTAATGATCCTCCTCCTGTATCTCCTGCCCTCATTGAAGCCATTAGACTCGAGTGTGGATTGGAGTAA
- the LOC103870973 gene encoding uncharacterized protein LOC103870973, protein MGILSYAVAGGGFAVIGAWESLDSSNLDPNPSSPTADQITPSPPKSTGSSSTPVALLSSLFIANSIYSFFSSIGSSDRVGSMLQLQILAVAVLFLVYAVVTHLVNSKNGSFAALPSSITSLLLLFGFIEEFLMFYLQKKDTSGIENRYYDLMLVPIAICVFSTVFELKSDSTTHRFAKLGRGVGLILQGTWFLQMGISFFTGLITNNCSFHEKSRGNFTVKCKGHGDYHRAKAIATLQFNCHLALMVVLATALFSVVASKKGFLREDHSKYRPLGAEMENLSNFTLDSDEEEDEVRQDNHVAKETALNGIISSHA, encoded by the coding sequence ATGGGTATATTGAGTTACGCCGTCGCCGGCGGCGGGTTTGCGGTGATCGGCGCGTGGGAGTCACTGGACTCTTCGAACCTCGATCCGAATCCATCGTCCCCTACGGCGGATCAGATCACTCCGTCTCCGCCCAAATCTACTGGATCGTCTTCCACCCCCGTAGCTCTGCTTTCGTCTCTGTTCATAGCCAACTCGATTTACTCCTTCTTCAGCTCAATCGGATCCAGCGACCGGGTCGGATCGATGCTCCAGTTACAGATCCTGGCGGTCGCAGTTTTATTCCTAGTCTACGCCGTCGTAACCCATCTGGTCAACTCCAAAAACGGATCCTTTGCTGCTCTTCCGTCTTCGATCACGAGCCTGTTGCTTCTCTTCGGCTTCATCGAGGAGTTTCTCATGTTCTACCTCCAGAAGAAGGATACTTCCGGAATCGAGAACCGCTACTACGATCTCATGCTCGTCCCCATCGCCATCTGCGTCTTCTCCACGGTCTTCGAGCTCAAATCCGACTCAACCACGCATCGATTCGCGAAGCTAGGGCGCGGGGTCGGTTTGATACTGCAAGGAACGTGGTTTCTGCAGATGGGTATATCGTTCTTCACGGGGTTGATCACTAACAACTGCTCGTTTCACGAGAAGAGCAGAGGCAATTTCACCGTCAAGTGCAAAGGACACGGTGATTATCACAGGGCCAAAGCTATAGCTACGCTTCAGTTTAACTGTCATTTGGCTCTCATGGTGGTTTTAGCTACTGCGTTGTTCTCCGTCGTTGCAAGCAAGAAAGGTTTTCTCCGTGAGGATCATTCAAAGTATCGGCCTCTCGGAGCTGAGATGGAAAATTTGAGTAACTTCACTCTTGAttctgatgaagaagaagacgaggTTCGACAAGATAACCACGTAGCTAAGGAAACTGCTCTTAATGGAATCATCAGCTCACACGCTTAA